In one Populus nigra chromosome 12, ddPopNigr1.1, whole genome shotgun sequence genomic region, the following are encoded:
- the LOC133669305 gene encoding histidine-containing phosphotransfer protein 1-like, with protein sequence MDSVVQLQRQLVDYSAQLFNEGFLDDQFNQLQQLQDESNPDFVVEVVTLFFEDSERLLDELAKALEQQSVDYRKIDAHVHQLKGSSSSIGAQRVQKVCIGFRNFCEERNIEGCQKCLQQVRHEYSLVKTKLETLFKLEQKILAAGGSIHWPM encoded by the exons ATGGACAGTGTAGTTCAGTTGCAAAGGCAGTTAGTTGACTACAGCGCTCAACTGTTTAATGAG GGATTCTTGGATGACCAGTTTAACCAACTTCAACAGCTTCAAGATGAGAGCAACCCAGATTTTGTAGTTGAGGTTGTGACTCTTTTCTTTGAAGACTCTGAAAGGCTTCTCGATGAGCTGGCCAAAGCTTT AGAGCAGCAAAGTGTAGATTACAGGAAAATTGATGCCCATGTTCACCAGTTGAAGGGTAGCAGCTCCAG CATTGGGGCTCAAAGAGTTCAGAAAGTCTGCATTGGCTTCCGCAACTTCTGCGAGGAGCGAAACATAGAAGG GTGCCAAAAATGTCTGCAGCAAGTGAGGCATGAGTATTCCCTCGTGAAAACTAAGCTTGAAACTCTGTTCAAG CTTGAGCAAAAGATCTTGGCAGCAGGAGGGTCAATTCATTGGCCAATGTAA